In Dreissena polymorpha isolate Duluth1 chromosome 11, UMN_Dpol_1.0, whole genome shotgun sequence, the genomic window TTGTTTATGACCAAATAGAGAAAAAAAAGGTTCTTGAGAATGTTGCTTTTATACACTTAATACCGAATACTTAATTAATAATGCTTAATTGTGTATCATATGGAATTTGCCTGATGTAATTTAACATTGATGTATTTCCATATCTCCTGCAGGAACTCTTGATGGATGTATCTTGGGTGACAGTGGGTACCCCAGTAGACGTTATCTGATGACCCCTTACTTACAAACAAGGAACAGGGCACAGGAAAGGTAAACCCCAAAATCAATCACTTGTTTGTGAGAAATGACATATTTCTTGAATTTTCTTTTGTGAGTGTGCATATCGAGATACTCATGTGCatgtaattcataaatatttgaatactTCTACAATTTTCCAGCGCCCGCGAATGTTGTCTTTGGGACAAATTTAtgtcattaataaaataaatattttgcagaataatattaacaaaaaagatTGTGTATAAAGATAATCAAAGTTAAAAAATCattacttgtttaccaacatgaccccaacctataaacacaagcagacaaatgtatcaagATCATCTTGAGCccaccccacataataccccctctcaacccccaccccctcaaaaaaaattgtttccttttttaattttttaaagatcatctaataaatgaccacaccccacattataccccttctGAACCCCCCTACTCCCcgcaaaataataaattgttttttccttttatttttgaaagatcatctaataaattatcgaatatgaacaatttccccacgatggcttacgttatactgtcaagcactcgaatagtcgagaaCGCTGTCCTCCGACTGCTCTTGTTCGTATACTAAATTATCACACcctaattatattttatttcttaacgacatttttaaaatatgtgtatacgaaaaaaatgtgggtacgaaaattttgtagtaggaaagatggggtacctgtaagtataccggggtaccaccaaaagtatcatttgaaaatctgTGTACGTTGGAGTAAACTTCAAAGTACCCAGGGTATGAGGAAGTAGTACCGGTgggaaacttgacccattcagcctaAGTACCAGTTCATAGATTGTTAGAGattgtcccgaacctctcgataaatttgaaagaggaccgGATCCatgctgcctttacctttatcaatgataatcagcgaggaatgccgattgagaaaatttagcttacTCAATTGGACTGGCTCGGATTTTTTcgtaggttgccattgtgaagaatttttcatgGTATGGTAACTTAGACGAGCAGTTTCGCTGAAGCAGCATTGCAAAAATCATTTCATGCAAtcattataataacatttaatgttatttcagATACAACCGATCACTACTGAGGACCAGGGTTATTGTGGAGCAGGCATTTGGCGTTTTGAAACGTCGCTTTGCTTGCTTGGCGTATGGCCTGCGATGCCACCCTGGAAGATGCTGTAGCATTATCATTGCTACTGTATTCTTACACAATTATGGACTTGACTGTGGTGACATCTTGGAACCCAATCAGGATATGGATGTAAATCAACCCCCCAACATTGTTCATCAAGAAAACAACAATGGAATTTAATACAGGGATATATTTGCTGAAcgttatttttcttaaaagttttccttgcatgtatatacatatgtgtcgcgttctgaaaaaaactgggcataatgcatgtacataaagtgttgtcccagattagcctgtgcagtcggcacacgctaatctgggacaacactttacgcatatgcattatgcccagttttctcagaacgcaactcatatacAGACAGGAAATGTTTATGACACaggtatgcccccccccccccccctaaatgcTATAATATCAACACaactatataaaataaatgttaaatacatattgctttgtatgaaaaacataacaaataaaaattaatttaaccctttcccacttggaagcaaagtgaaaattgctatgagcaaacagcataaatccagaacagcctgcatgtaacacgctgtctgttcaggtttaatgctgtttgctgctcgtccGTATCTTGGGGTTGGAAGTGTGGCCTTTAAAAGTTGAATTTATTaagaagtctttaattaaatttaactttctaaggactTCAAAtccgtcaaaatacgtatctaagtgataaagggttaaaaaaaCAATGTCAAGATTTTATGGCAAGAAATTatctatttgtttcaatataagtGTTTTGTTGAGTTCATGTATTTCCTTTTCTTggacaattttattttcatagtaaATCTTCTTTGCCTCCCAGGCTCTAATCTCGCTGGTAATTCGCCGGCTTTCAAGATCGTATAACTCTTCCTCCACATCAACCTTCCGTTTCTTCATTGATTTCTTGCCTGCatgataataaaacacaatatgttATAGTATTTGCTTTGTGATAGTtcatgctttaaaatgaatatcCTGATTGGATTCCAAGATGTCGCCACAGTCAAGTCCATAATtgtgtaattacatgtatatagtagCAATTATAATGCTACCTTTTTTGAGCTTACTTGatttctcaggtgagcttttgtgatcggtctttgtccgtcgtctgtcgtcCTCATTTGGTTTgaaaacactctataggccacatttcttgtccgatcttcatgaaacttggtcagaagatttgtccgaatGATACTTTGATCGAGTTCccaactgggtcatgctgggtcaaaaactaggtcagtaggtcaaaatAAGAAAAACCTTTTAcaaactgtagaagtcacatttcatgcacaatcttcatgaaactttgtcaaaatgtttgtcttaatgacatgatggttgaaaaatatggctggcAGGGGTGGGGGTTGACGcagtttccttatatttatatagtaaaaaagcttgtgaacactctataagtcacaatttttgcccaatcatcatgaaacttggtgaaaacattggtttaattaatatttcagaTGAGGTCGAAGATGGTCCCGATTGGTCTAAAAACATGATGGCCAGGGGAGTGGGACTGTTTTTAGTATATGagtatagagaaaccttgtgaactctctagaagtgATATCGTGAAACTTAATCAAgactttggttttattgatatctcagacaagtTGGAAAAGGTCTCAGTTTGgtgcaaaaaaaacacactttttagctcacctgattgctcaggtgaggttttggGGTTGGTCGTTGTCAGccgtatgtcagtccgtccacatttggtttttAAACACTCTTGCATTCACATTTCCCAAGCATTCTTAATCGAAGCTATATGGCTACAAGATATGAGTCAAGTTTggtaatgagcaaaatcgcataataaatgacAGAATTATTGTCCTTAGATTGtcaatgatgatacttgaccaggatgtttttcttgatgatatcaaTGCAAAGTATGACATTGGTTCATGTGGGATAAAAATCTTGGTCACAAGGTTCAAATTTTTCAAAAACCTTTTAAAAAGGGTGAGCgatctagggccatcttggccctcttgtttttaaaca contains:
- the LOC127851937 gene encoding putative nuclease HARBI1: MGVHRIKFPRLLGDTKAKFYSIAGFPNVIGVIDCTHVKVLAPREYEADYVNRKGYHSLDVQMVCDSGYRFLNVVAKWPGSVHDARIFRNSLLCQHLENGTLDGCILGDSGYPSRRYLMTPYLQTRNRAQERYNRSLLRTRVIVEQAFGVLKRRFACLAYGLRCHPGRCCSIIIATVFLHNYGLDCGDILEPNQDMDVNQPPNIVHQENNNGI